A segment of the Brevinematia bacterium genome:
GCATCTTCCTAATGAGTCTTCCTCCCATCGGTGTTGTTGAGTTATCCAGAACCTCAAGAAGAGTATATTTCTTAGTGCCATCCAGTAAATTTGAAACTATCTCCAGATTTTTTATTGAAAATTCGTCTATCTCCATATACTTTCGGTTATCAATAAACGATATGCTTGATACACCTATATCCTCGGTAAGTTGAGTCTCCTCAAAGTATCTAAGTATCGCACCTATTACTGTTTTCTCATCTTCACCAAACGGAAAATCCATCTGTGCCTTACCACTGTGCTTATTGAATATCCTCACGCAGTCGGTCCTATCAAAAAACCACTCAGGGTAAGAGGTTATAGTAATCCATTTGAACTCAGAAAGCACAGAAGATATCAAAGAATTTGACAAAAGAGTGTTGCTAATAAGAACTTCCGAAGGCTTATATTTCGTCAACAACTCCCTAAGTTCCTTCTTAAGGAGGTATATTTCCTCCTCATCATGGATCTTATCAATATCTTCAGAAAGTTTTATTCTTTCAATGAGTATCTCACCGGTGGATATATCTCCAAACGCAGAGAACAAATTCTCCCCTATGCTTTGAATACTCATAAGGAAGTTGTTGGACCTACTCTCAAGAACATCAACATCTGTTATCGTTCCCGGAGTTATTATTTGCACAACTCCCCTTCTCACTATTCCTTTAGCCAGAGAAGCATCTTCAAGTTGTTCACAGATAGCCACCTTATACCCGCTTCTAACAAGCTTATATATGTAATTGCTAGCTGAGTGTGCAGGAAACCCACACATGGGTAACTCATTTCTAGAGGTAAGAACTATATTCAGAACCCTAGAAGCTTCGTAGGCATCATCCCCAAAAAGCTCATAAAAGTCACCAAGCCTAAACAGTAGAAGCTTATCCTTGTGCTTCTCCTTTATTGAGAAGTATTGACGAATCATCGGAGTTGAGACTTTTACCTCCTCAAAGAGTCTCTCTTCCTTCTGCATAAGATAAATTATAAAAATGCATAAGCCATGTTTTTTAGTTTAGAGAGAAAAACCTAACAAATTCCAAAACCTAGCATTAGGCGTGGCTTCCTTTTGTCTTTCCTTTAGAATCTTGCCAGTTATCAACCGAAACCGGAGTTTATTGTATTCTGAAGTCACTAAATTGAAAAAGTAGGTTTAGGTGCTTTACAATCTAAAAAAAGAGGTCATGTTATGTTTAAAGTTGAGAAAATAGGAGATGTAGTTGTAGTAAGGTTAGGAGGCAGAATAGATGTCCAATCAGCACTTGAACTAGAAAGACAGATAAATGAAATCTTAGGAATGAATGTAAACAAAATAGTCTTTGACTTCACAGATGTCCAACATCTTTCAAGTAGTGGAATAAGGGTACTGATCTCCTCTCTAAGGAGAACCACTGCCAACAAAGGTGGAATAAAACTTTCTAACGTTAGCCAATCTGTTAGAAAAATACTTAAGTTAGTTGAACTAGAAAACTTGTTCAATTTCTACAACTCTGTTGATGATGCTTTAAAAGCATTTGAAGAAAAAGTGTAATGCTTATTGAGAGATTGAAACTATTCTTTTCAAAGAAATTCTCTCTCGTTTCTAGATTTGATTTTTGGTTCATTTCCAAGGTTATAAAAATAAGATGTAGCTTTCTAACAATTTTCTTCAAGATCATTTCTACCTTATGTGACTGGTGGGTTCTTTTAATTATAACCATTGTTATCCTCCTTATAAACTCCGACCTAGGAGTGTTACTAGCTATATCGTTGATAATTCAAATTCTTTTACAGAAAACTGCAAAAAACATCGCAACCAGAAAAAGACCCTATATAAGATACAGAGAGGAAGTAAAGAGACTAATAGTTCCTCCAGATAGATACTCCTTTCCCTCAGGTCACACTGCAGGAGCCTTTGTTCTATTTTTCTCGGTAAACACCTTTTCTATTGAAATTTCAATTCCTATTTTAGTTTTCGCCATTCTTGTAGGATTTTCCAGAATCTACCTAGGAGTCCACTATCTCACAGATGTAATAACCGGAATTCTTTTAGGATTCATCTCAGTTGAGATTACAAAACTCTTTTACCAAGACATAGCTAAGCTGATTAAGCAGATAATCCCTTACCTACCTCATTTACAGCTCTCCCTAGAAGAGTATCATGTGTTTGTATAGTCTTAGAGTTTGCTTCATATGCTCTTTCTGCAGAAATCATTTTTACCATTTCCACTACCGGATTGACATTTGATGTTTCTAAAAAGCCCTGATGAACTTTCGGTCTTTTATCTTCTTCAATACTCTTCATCTCACCAGAGAGCTCAGTAGTGCTGTAATATGAATGCCCTTCCTTCTTAAGATACCTTGGAAAATCAACAGTAACAATCATAATTCTATCAACTACTTCCTGATCCTTGATATCACTTCGGTCTGTCGCAACAAAATCATCAAGAATCGCCGGATCGTGTGACATATCTATGAGTATATTACCCTGCTTGTCAACCTTGAAGTTACCAATTTTCACCCTTATATACCCATTCTCACCAAGCACCTTAAAACCTTCTTTCGTAACCAGATAGTTATCATTACTTATTTTGAAAGCTCCATTTCTAGTAAGCTTTAATCCTTCCGGTGTCTCAACTACAAAAAATCCTTCTCCCTCAAGCGCCAAATCAAAATGGTTCTCCGTCTGCCTCAAAGAACCTTGCTCAAATATAGTCTGTATCTCGTTTATTTCAACTCCTGTGCCGAATTTCCCCACTACTGGAGCTTTATCATACGAACCAAGTGGAAATGTTACAACACCGTTGTCATTCACCCTTCTTGCTAACATCTCCGGAAATGCCTTGAATAAAGAAATCTCTCTTTTGTATGAAGTAGTATTTATATTCGCAAGGTTGTTCGCAATAGTGTTTATGTTATCAAGTTGAGCTATCATTCCTGAAGCTCCAGTATATACCCCTCTTACCATTTTAACCCCCTATTTTAATTTTCGTAGCAGTAAATCTTTTCTTCAGATTTTACAAACTACTTCCCAAAACCTAAACCTCGGTCTCATTCCCCGGGTATGAATTCCTTTTGTTGTATTGATAAACGAAAGAGTAACTACAACAATAAGACACTAACGAGTAGATAGCAAAACAAATCCAGAGTATAAATCAACCCCCAAAGCATATCTCAACACTAAGACATACTCTCTAACTACCAAGGTTCTCAGAAAAATATGGTAAAGTCCAAATAACGCCTGAAGATTCTGTAGTTAGAATAGCAGATTTTATTTTTTTATATCCTCGTATCTCTCAGTTTTCTTTTCTACTATTGGTATTACTGATATAGTATGGGTTCCATCAGATGAGGTTCCAACTATTGGGATGTTTCTTATACCATCAGGCAGATACATCTTAAGGTAAAACTTACCATCTTTATCAAGCTTAATTTTCTCACCGAATATGGTTACTGTTGCATCTGGTTCAGTCTGACCGTATACTGTAAGTTCGGTATGCACCTCAAGCCAGAAACCTTTTTTCT
Coding sequences within it:
- a CDS encoding STAS domain-containing protein, whose amino-acid sequence is MFKVEKIGDVVVVRLGGRIDVQSALELERQINEILGMNVNKIVFDFTDVQHLSSSGIRVLISSLRRTTANKGGIKLSNVSQSVRKILKLVELENLFNFYNSVDDALKAFEEKV
- the flgF gene encoding flagellar basal-body rod protein FlgF — translated: MVRGVYTGASGMIAQLDNINTIANNLANINTTSYKREISLFKAFPEMLARRVNDNGVVTFPLGSYDKAPVVGKFGTGVEINEIQTIFEQGSLRQTENHFDLALEGEGFFVVETPEGLKLTRNGAFKISNDNYLVTKEGFKVLGENGYIRVKIGNFKVDKQGNILIDMSHDPAILDDFVATDRSDIKDQEVVDRIMIVTVDFPRYLKKEGHSYYSTTELSGEMKSIEEDKRPKVHQGFLETSNVNPVVEMVKMISAERAYEANSKTIQTHDTLLGRAVNEVGKGLSA
- a CDS encoding phosphatase PAP2 family protein, with the protein product MLIERLKLFFSKKFSLVSRFDFWFISKVIKIRCSFLTIFFKIISTLCDWWVLLIITIVILLINSDLGVLLAISLIIQILLQKTAKNIATRKRPYIRYREEVKRLIVPPDRYSFPSGHTAGAFVLFFSVNTFSIEISIPILVFAILVGFSRIYLGVHYLTDVITGILLGFISVEITKLFYQDIAKLIKQIIPYLPHLQLSLEEYHVFV